The following coding sequences are from one uncultured Desulfobacter sp. window:
- a CDS encoding phospholipase A, giving the protein MAGQPTRFTVFIQNAGTTDIVSTDYNSAMVVLSSDGQTHRVKAVGVEIPPGGTVTIPAGGFAKLTYAFELPQEMIGMVSLALEEVNAGPVLFAAAAPVETQTRKEKISSQGQLVIGEKQEEFQPFLKNLSAYEPVYFLFGVDPGREKSKFQVSFKYKLFNGPFDSQGLNSVLDGLHLAYTQTSYWDLKSDSKPFDDSSYKPELFYLIPKIDLDLPWVKIFGIQGGFQHESNGKGGDASRSTNYIYIKPIMGISLFDDAYLTVAPKLWVYVMNEDETNPDLADYRGYFDLQVQAGVPMGLCLDTHTRWAEAGPSIQADLSYPLTSFFNNGLNLYLHFQYFNGYAERLKAYNEKEEIFRIGFSLSR; this is encoded by the coding sequence ATGGCAGGCCAACCCACCCGGTTTACCGTGTTTATCCAAAATGCCGGTACCACGGATATCGTTTCAACGGATTATAATTCCGCCATGGTCGTGCTGAGTTCCGACGGTCAAACCCACCGCGTGAAGGCCGTGGGCGTGGAAATCCCCCCTGGCGGAACGGTGACGATTCCGGCCGGGGGATTTGCTAAACTGACCTATGCATTTGAACTGCCCCAAGAGATGATCGGCATGGTGAGCCTGGCGCTGGAAGAGGTCAACGCCGGCCCGGTGTTGTTTGCTGCGGCTGCGCCCGTTGAGACACAAACCCGGAAAGAAAAAATCTCAAGCCAGGGGCAACTGGTCATTGGGGAGAAACAGGAGGAATTCCAGCCCTTTTTAAAAAACCTGTCCGCCTATGAGCCGGTCTATTTTCTGTTCGGCGTGGATCCAGGGCGGGAAAAAAGCAAATTCCAGGTCAGTTTTAAATACAAGCTGTTTAACGGGCCCTTTGACAGCCAGGGGTTAAATTCCGTGCTGGATGGGTTGCATCTGGCCTATACCCAGACCTCTTACTGGGACCTGAAATCTGACTCCAAGCCCTTTGATGATTCCAGTTATAAGCCGGAACTCTTCTATCTAATCCCCAAAATTGATTTAGATCTGCCCTGGGTTAAAATTTTCGGTATCCAGGGCGGTTTCCAGCACGAGTCCAACGGCAAGGGAGGGGATGCGTCCAGGTCGACGAACTACATATATATCAAGCCGATCATGGGGATTTCGCTTTTCGACGACGCCTATCTGACCGTTGCACCCAAGCTGTGGGTCTATGTGATGAATGAGGATGAAACCAACCCGGACCTGGCAGACTATCGGGGATATTTTGACCTGCAGGTCCAGGCAGGCGTGCCCATGGGCCTGTGCCTGGATACCCACACAAGGTGGGCTGAAGCAGGGCCGAGCATCCAGGCGGATTTAAGCTATCCATTGACCTCATTTTTCAACAACGGACTGAATCTCTACCTGCATTTTCAGTATTTCAATGGATATGCCGAACGGCTCAAGGCATACAACGAAAAAGAAGAGATTTTCCGGATCGGTTTTTCTCTGAGTCGGTAA
- a CDS encoding transposase encodes MNTGKQLKFSNLRKTVSKRADEIVDKRQDGKTKHSMHDSCLSALAMMFFQDPSMLEFQKRLEEASQLNNLRTMFKVTTIPKDNQMRAILDDVPSEQLFPVFSDFFGLLQRGNHLNDYRFLEDGYIIPIDGTQYFRSESVNCPSCLVKKHRNGTVSYSHQSLCAAVVHPDKRQVFPLAPEPIKNTDGTKKQDCEINAGKRILQRIRTDHPKLKIVITADDLYSKKPFVDLLQKLKMSFILVAKPTDHTILFEQVLQKEEQDDVNQIEWKDKKGLIHKYEWINGLRLNGDTSAPVINFLEYSILKDQDKIIYTNSWVTDIEVNAGNVKKLVKAGRAKWKIENENFNTLKNQGYHAEHNFGHGENNLSFNFFLIILMAFSMHQIIELMDPLFKKARAKFSARKEFWNQLRCTIRIIIFRNWESLLQFIISPSTEIRAP; translated from the coding sequence TTGAACACTGGGAAACAACTCAAATTTTCAAACCTTAGAAAAACGGTTTCTAAACGGGCCGATGAGATTGTTGACAAACGCCAAGATGGGAAAACCAAACACTCCATGCATGATTCATGTCTGAGTGCCCTTGCTATGATGTTTTTTCAAGATCCTTCAATGCTTGAATTTCAAAAGCGCCTTGAAGAGGCATCACAATTGAACAATTTGCGGACAATGTTCAAGGTTACTACCATCCCAAAAGATAATCAAATGAGGGCTATCCTCGACGATGTACCTTCGGAGCAACTGTTTCCGGTTTTCTCAGACTTTTTCGGCTTGCTTCAACGAGGCAATCATTTAAACGATTATCGTTTTTTGGAAGATGGCTATATTATTCCGATTGACGGCACACAATATTTTCGATCCGAGAGCGTTAATTGCCCTTCATGCTTGGTGAAAAAACACCGCAATGGAACCGTCAGTTACTCACATCAATCTCTCTGTGCTGCTGTGGTTCATCCAGACAAGCGCCAGGTATTTCCATTAGCACCGGAACCCATAAAGAATACCGATGGCACCAAAAAGCAGGATTGTGAGATTAACGCCGGAAAACGGATACTGCAGCGCATTCGAACGGACCACCCAAAGCTGAAAATAGTCATCACCGCTGATGATCTATATTCCAAAAAACCATTCGTTGACCTTCTTCAAAAATTAAAAATGTCTTTTATTCTGGTGGCAAAGCCCACAGATCATACAATTTTATTCGAGCAGGTCCTGCAGAAAGAAGAACAGGATGACGTCAACCAGATCGAATGGAAAGACAAAAAAGGGCTGATCCATAAATACGAGTGGATCAATGGGCTTCGTTTAAATGGGGACACATCGGCACCGGTAATAAATTTCCTCGAGTACAGTATTCTCAAAGATCAGGATAAAATCATCTATACCAATAGCTGGGTGACGGATATTGAGGTGAACGCCGGCAATGTCAAAAAGCTTGTCAAGGCAGGCAGGGCCAAATGGAAAATTGAAAATGAAAATTTCAACACCTTGAAAAACCAAGGATATCATGCTGAGCACAATTTTGGGCATGGCGAAAATAATCTTTCATTTAATTTTTTCCTGATTATTCTAATGGCATTCTCCATGCATCAGATCATCGAATTAATGGACCCGCTTTTTAAGAAAGCAAGGGCCAAATTCAGTGCCCGAAAAGAATTCTGGAATCAACTACGCTGTACCATTCGGATTATCATTTTTAGAAACTGGGAATCATTGCTACAATTTATAATATCACCATCAACTGAAATTCGAGCACCCTGA
- a CDS encoding very short patch repair endonuclease, with product MDVHQPQTRSYNMSRIRGKDTKPELIIRRILWSKGYRYRIHYKNLPGKPDIVFPRKKKVIFINGCFWHRHNCKYFKWPKSNQSFWKEKILRTVNRDSENYNKLISAGWGIYIIWECSIKNNLDAAIDDVMTFLSNTDDGKIINPSK from the coding sequence ATGGATGTGCATCAGCCTCAAACCCGCAGTTATAATATGTCTCGAATAAGAGGGAAGGATACCAAACCCGAATTAATAATCAGACGTATACTTTGGAGTAAAGGATATAGGTATAGAATCCATTATAAAAATTTGCCTGGGAAACCCGATATAGTTTTTCCTCGGAAAAAAAAGGTAATTTTTATCAATGGTTGTTTTTGGCATAGACACAATTGTAAATATTTTAAATGGCCTAAATCTAACCAATCTTTTTGGAAGGAAAAGATTTTAAGAACGGTTAATCGGGATTCAGAAAACTATAACAAATTAATTTCTGCTGGATGGGGAATTTATATAATTTGGGAATGTTCAATAAAGAATAATTTAGATGCTGCAATTGACGATGTCATGACATTTTTAAGCAATACGGATGATGGTAAAATTATTAATCCATCAAAATAA
- a CDS encoding DUF2442 domain-containing protein: MSSLKPLGKNISGVEVTNISTHGIWLLSGDRELFLSYDQFPWFKDVPIGKIINVEEPSPGHFYWPDLDVDLGIESIEHPERFPLVSKGNDSSVW, encoded by the coding sequence ATGAGCAGTTTAAAACCGCTTGGCAAAAACATTTCAGGTGTTGAAGTCACCAATATTTCCACCCATGGCATCTGGCTGCTGTCCGGGGACAGGGAATTATTTCTCAGTTATGATCAATTCCCTTGGTTCAAGGACGTTCCCATCGGCAAGATAATTAATGTTGAAGAACCAAGTCCGGGGCATTTCTATTGGCCCGATCTTGATGTTGATTTGGGAATTGAATCTATTGAGCACCCCGAACGCTTCCCACTTGTTTCCAAAGGAAATGATTCATCAGTTTGGTAG
- a CDS encoding cytochrome c3 family protein: protein MNEKIKLTVHRPNRPVSQILIPVILTLCVVFVAICGYGKTYFPDTLKSKVVEQPPALFPHEDHMDFADCLDCHHDYKNGTNVLDEDELYDDNPEIQCAFCHNGKTSFSSLQAFHRQCIQCHDAQGQGPVVCGECHTKS, encoded by the coding sequence ATGAACGAGAAAATTAAACTGACGGTGCACCGCCCCAATCGGCCTGTGTCACAAATACTGATTCCGGTCATTCTAACGCTGTGCGTTGTCTTTGTGGCCATATGCGGTTACGGCAAAACCTATTTTCCGGATACATTAAAATCCAAGGTCGTCGAGCAGCCCCCCGCCCTGTTTCCCCATGAAGATCACATGGATTTTGCAGATTGCCTGGACTGCCACCATGATTATAAAAACGGAACCAATGTGCTGGATGAAGACGAACTTTATGACGACAATCCGGAGATCCAGTGCGCGTTCTGCCATAATGGTAAAACATCCTTTTCTTCACTGCAGGCATTTCACCGGCAGTGTATTCAGTGCCATGATGCCCAGGGGCAGGGGCCGGTTGTGTGCGGGGAGTGCCATACGAAGTCTTAA
- a CDS encoding acetyl-CoA hydrolase/transferase C-terminal domain-containing protein, translating into MSELETRVECKSLLKKVMKAEETIPFFKPGMNLGWSGFTPAGYPKAVPIALADYVEANSLQGQWRFNLFIGASVGAETENRWADLDMIDRRWPYQTGKNIAKGINTGRIRMGDKHLSLFAQDLGYGFYTKDTESGKLDLAIIEVSCIKEDGSIVPTASCGVIPEILMVCDKIILEVNTGMPSFEGMHDLFMPGTPPNRQVFNITKADSRIGSTSIACDPEKVIAVVESKYPDKGRAFTDIDATSEAIAGHIIDFFIAEVKAGRLPENLLPLQSGVGSIANAVVGGLAKGPFKNLTVYTEVLQDTMLDLFDSGKLDAASSCSLSLSEKEGFPRFLNNKDFYADKIVLRPLSVSNAPEAVRRLGCISMNTPVEFDMYAHANSTLVGGTRMINGIGGSGDFLRNGFLKMMHCPSVRPTKTDPTGITCVVPKAPHIDHTEHDLDVVVTDQGLADLRGLAPKERAQTIIDKCVHPEYKDIMQEYLDMSSKITLAKGVGHEPQLFDRCFKMQMNLAKNGTMKIDNWDVPEMV; encoded by the coding sequence ATGTCTGAACTTGAGACTCGAGTGGAATGTAAGAGCCTTCTGAAAAAAGTTATGAAGGCTGAAGAAACAATCCCGTTTTTTAAACCGGGAATGAACCTTGGCTGGTCAGGTTTTACGCCCGCAGGTTACCCGAAAGCAGTCCCCATCGCCCTGGCGGACTATGTCGAAGCCAACAGCCTTCAGGGCCAATGGCGGTTCAATCTTTTTATCGGTGCATCCGTTGGTGCCGAAACAGAAAACAGATGGGCCGATCTGGATATGATCGACAGAAGATGGCCCTACCAGACCGGTAAAAACATCGCCAAAGGCATCAACACCGGCCGCATCAGAATGGGTGACAAGCACCTCTCTCTTTTCGCCCAGGACCTGGGTTACGGTTTCTACACAAAAGATACGGAGTCAGGCAAGCTTGACCTTGCGATCATTGAAGTCTCCTGCATTAAAGAAGACGGAAGCATTGTGCCCACCGCCTCCTGTGGTGTCATCCCTGAAATCCTTATGGTGTGCGATAAAATTATCCTTGAGGTGAACACCGGTATGCCTTCCTTCGAAGGGATGCACGACCTTTTTATGCCGGGAACACCCCCCAACAGGCAGGTTTTCAATATTACAAAAGCAGACAGCCGCATCGGTTCTACCTCCATTGCATGTGACCCTGAAAAAGTTATTGCTGTCGTTGAGTCCAAATATCCCGACAAAGGCCGCGCGTTTACCGATATTGACGCAACCTCCGAAGCCATTGCAGGCCACATTATCGATTTTTTCATCGCTGAAGTGAAAGCCGGCCGTCTTCCTGAAAATCTGCTGCCGCTCCAGTCCGGTGTCGGTTCCATCGCCAATGCGGTTGTGGGCGGTCTTGCCAAAGGGCCTTTCAAAAATCTCACCGTTTACACCGAAGTGCTTCAGGATACCATGCTTGACCTGTTTGACTCCGGTAAATTGGATGCCGCCTCTTCATGTTCACTGTCATTGTCCGAGAAAGAGGGATTCCCGCGGTTCCTGAACAATAAGGATTTTTACGCAGACAAAATTGTTCTTCGTCCGCTTTCCGTGTCCAACGCGCCCGAGGCGGTCCGCCGTCTTGGCTGTATCTCCATGAACACACCGGTTGAGTTTGATATGTACGCCCATGCCAACTCAACGCTTGTGGGCGGTACAAGAATGATCAACGGCATCGGCGGTTCCGGTGACTTTTTGAGAAACGGTTTCTTGAAAATGATGCACTGCCCGTCGGTTCGTCCCACAAAAACAGATCCCACCGGTATCACATGTGTTGTGCCCAAAGCCCCGCACATTGACCACACCGAGCACGATCTTGACGTTGTTGTAACAGATCAGGGCCTTGCAGATCTTCGCGGCCTTGCGCCCAAAGAGAGAGCCCAGACCATCATCGATAAATGTGTGCATCCCGAGTATAAAGATATCATGCAGGAGTACCTTGACATGTCTTCCAAGATTACCCTTGCCAAGGGTGTCGGCCATGAGCCCCAGCTCTTTGACAGATGCTTTAAAATGCAGATGAATCTTGCCAAAAACGGCACGATGAAGATCGACAACTGGGACGTACCTGAAATGGTATAA
- a CDS encoding 4Fe-4S dicluster domain-containing protein: MDLPKDPIKDPIKKNAGEKVFVSTGHTAHKTGPEAIRAMLKQNAPEIKLFFTACIHCSYCADTCFLQRNNPDNPTYTPSYKVIHSVGKLYKKKGKVTPEDFEEIQDLLWVKCALCTRCVCPIQLNIPGMIALGRDICRSQGAAPRFAGPVPPVELVQDAHEEAR; the protein is encoded by the coding sequence ATGGACTTACCCAAGGACCCAATTAAAGACCCAATCAAAAAAAATGCCGGTGAAAAGGTTTTTGTCTCCACCGGACATACGGCGCATAAAACAGGCCCGGAGGCGATCAGGGCCATGCTCAAACAAAACGCACCCGAGATAAAACTGTTTTTCACCGCCTGCATCCACTGCTCCTATTGTGCAGACACCTGCTTTCTGCAGCGGAACAACCCGGATAATCCGACCTATACGCCCTCTTATAAAGTGATTCATTCCGTGGGCAAGCTGTACAAGAAAAAAGGCAAAGTCACCCCGGAAGATTTCGAAGAGATCCAGGATCTTTTATGGGTCAAATGTGCACTGTGCACCCGGTGTGTGTGCCCGATCCAGCTCAATATTCCCGGGATGATCGCCCTTGGCCGGGACATTTGCCGGTCCCAGGGGGCCGCACCCCGCTTTGCCGGCCCGGTTCCGCCGGTTGAACTGGTTCAGGACGCGCATGAGGAGGCCAGATGA
- a CDS encoding ATP-binding protein, which yields MDANENLFKIRPAGRHLLTIGRDLIKDEHAAIVELVKNAYDADSNDVVIHFKVSQNRNKFQIIVTDHGHGMTRNDVINNWLVPSTTDKVIRRKKSNRTMQGRKGIGRWSAAILGNDLYLKTVTPKGEKTEVLVQWSDFEKAKYLEDVPILVETTDTTERHGTVLTIDCSIEKIKLWTGEKDSGVNKLEFELAKLVSPVGTFGRDKKIEDEFTIKTIYENLFDDKSRNISKNIESIPLIDSFDYRIKGEIKKSGLGMSVYSTQKIKNSVDEEIPFEIKGGTKCGTIEFDIRVYDRDADAIDELITRGSGLRRPDGSLFGKREARNLLNEYNGIGVYRNGFRIRPLGDPEYDWLILNKRRVQNPSMKIGSDQVIGYIHIQSEEESGLEEKSARDGLKENEAFQALQKIITEYVLIELEQRRFEYRYRENLSHDKNKIEQNIKYLTDFSDLGNKVKKVLNLKKIDSEASNKILGYITEKEEKQGKILEELQKAIAVYQGQATLGKIINVVLHEGRKPVSYYINTFPLLEKWLKQWLKKPAQSIEDKITTVIHTSVINAKTLAGFYKQLDPLASVQRGRKSKVNIRQAIQKALTTFASQLDREGITYNLSDESKILFDCWPQDIQIILTNLIENSIYWLSKREDDSPKQINIEIKLNGNDFDALDYYDNGLGISKKHIENQVIFEPGFSTKPQGTGLGLSIAGEAADRSNLILKALEFSGGAYFRLEKKEVTND from the coding sequence ATGGATGCTAATGAGAATCTCTTTAAAATCCGACCAGCGGGAAGGCATTTATTAACGATCGGTCGGGATCTAATCAAAGATGAACATGCTGCAATCGTAGAGTTAGTAAAAAATGCTTATGATGCTGATTCAAATGATGTTGTAATTCATTTTAAAGTTTCTCAAAATAGAAACAAATTTCAAATTATTGTTACGGACCATGGTCATGGTATGACTCGTAATGATGTCATTAATAATTGGTTAGTGCCATCGACAACGGATAAAGTTATAAGAAGAAAGAAAAGTAACAGAACTATGCAAGGTCGAAAGGGAATCGGCCGATGGTCTGCAGCCATTCTTGGCAATGATCTTTATCTTAAAACAGTCACACCAAAAGGCGAAAAAACCGAAGTTCTGGTCCAATGGTCTGATTTTGAAAAAGCAAAATACTTGGAAGATGTCCCCATTCTTGTTGAGACAACGGATACAACAGAACGCCATGGCACTGTTTTAACAATTGATTGTTCAATAGAAAAAATTAAATTATGGACAGGAGAAAAAGACTCTGGTGTTAATAAGCTTGAATTTGAACTTGCTAAATTAGTATCTCCAGTAGGGACTTTCGGAAGAGACAAAAAAATAGAAGATGAATTTACTATCAAAACGATTTATGAAAATTTATTCGATGACAAATCAAGAAACATATCCAAAAATATAGAATCCATACCACTTATAGATTCCTTCGATTATAGAATTAAAGGAGAAATTAAAAAATCTGGTTTGGGGATGTCTGTTTACTCAACACAAAAAATAAAAAATAGTGTCGATGAAGAAATCCCGTTTGAGATTAAAGGTGGCACAAAGTGTGGGACAATAGAATTTGATATCCGGGTATATGATAGAGATGCTGATGCTATTGACGAACTTATAACACGTGGTTCCGGATTAAGAAGACCAGATGGTTCCCTTTTTGGCAAAAGGGAAGCCAGAAACTTATTAAATGAATACAATGGGATCGGCGTTTATCGGAATGGATTTAGAATAAGGCCATTGGGTGATCCTGAATATGACTGGCTTATTTTAAATAAGAGAAGAGTTCAAAATCCTTCTATGAAAATCGGTAGCGATCAGGTTATCGGTTATATACATATTCAATCAGAGGAAGAATCTGGACTTGAAGAAAAAAGCGCAAGAGATGGCCTCAAAGAAAACGAAGCATTTCAAGCTCTTCAAAAAATAATAACTGAATATGTTTTGATAGAACTTGAACAAAGGCGATTTGAATACAGATATAGAGAAAATCTTTCACATGATAAAAATAAAATTGAACAAAATATTAAATATCTGACTGATTTTTCAGATCTTGGTAATAAGGTGAAGAAGGTTCTGAATCTCAAAAAGATAGACTCAGAAGCTTCTAATAAAATTTTAGGATATATAACTGAAAAAGAAGAAAAACAGGGAAAAATATTAGAAGAGCTTCAGAAAGCAATCGCAGTATATCAAGGACAAGCAACCTTAGGCAAAATTATAAATGTAGTTCTCCATGAGGGAAGGAAACCTGTCAGTTATTATATTAATACATTTCCATTGCTCGAAAAGTGGTTGAAACAATGGCTGAAAAAGCCCGCTCAATCGATCGAAGACAAAATTACAACTGTAATTCATACATCCGTAATTAATGCAAAAACTCTTGCCGGTTTTTATAAGCAGTTAGACCCCCTTGCTTCCGTACAACGGGGGCGGAAAAGTAAAGTAAATATAAGGCAGGCTATCCAAAAAGCATTAACAACATTTGCGAGCCAATTGGACCGGGAAGGAATTACATACAATTTAAGCGATGAGTCGAAAATTCTATTTGACTGTTGGCCACAGGATATCCAAATTATTTTGACAAATCTGATTGAAAACAGCATTTATTGGCTTTCAAAAAGAGAGGATGATTCCCCAAAGCAAATTAATATTGAAATAAAGCTTAACGGAAACGACTTTGATGCATTGGATTATTATGACAATGGCCTTGGAATTTCAAAAAAGCATATTGAAAATCAGGTGATTTTTGAACCTGGTTTTTCGACTAAACCGCAAGGTACTGGTCTGGGGTTATCAATTGCTGGAGAAGCTGCGGATAGGAGCAACTTAATATTAAAAGCTCTCGAATTCAGTGGTGGTGCTTATTTCAGACTTGAAAAAAAGGAGGTGACTAATGACTGA
- a CDS encoding CoA ester lyase: MNEKLKINTPCRTLISVPGNKAKMHAKAAASNVDVIMLDLEDSVPADEKETARKTVVDSLLSLDFNTKRVALRINSLDTPFAYKDMIHVVEAAGDRIETVVVPKVNHAADIHFAGRLLDGIEMALGQKSRIRIQACIETAQGLARINEIASADTRLSSLSFGIADYQASIGAALVSLSGHGENEEEVYPGHRWHFQLSRMVMAAKANGLVALDAPFGNFRDDEGLEKSAALAKALGCDGKWVIHPDQIDTVNQVFTPPAEEIQRARRILDAADDRSRGAVAVDGRMVDQATIRIARRVWDQAVFLGQV; the protein is encoded by the coding sequence ATGAATGAGAAATTAAAAATAAATACACCCTGTCGAACACTGATTTCCGTCCCCGGAAATAAAGCAAAGATGCATGCCAAGGCTGCGGCATCCAACGTTGATGTTATTATGCTGGATTTAGAGGACAGCGTACCGGCGGATGAAAAAGAGACCGCCCGTAAAACGGTGGTTGATTCGCTTCTCTCCCTGGATTTTAATACAAAGCGGGTCGCCCTTCGCATCAACAGCCTGGATACCCCTTTTGCCTACAAAGATATGATCCATGTGGTCGAGGCGGCCGGAGATCGCATCGAAACCGTTGTGGTGCCCAAGGTCAATCATGCGGCGGATATCCATTTTGCAGGCCGCCTGCTGGACGGCATTGAAATGGCCTTGGGACAAAAAAGCCGGATTCGGATTCAGGCCTGTATTGAGACCGCCCAGGGCCTTGCCCGAATCAACGAAATTGCCTCGGCCGACACCAGGCTCTCTTCCCTGTCATTCGGCATTGCCGATTACCAGGCCAGCATCGGGGCGGCCCTGGTCTCTTTGTCCGGCCACGGAGAAAATGAGGAAGAGGTTTACCCCGGTCACCGGTGGCATTTTCAGCTCAGCCGCATGGTCATGGCTGCCAAGGCCAATGGGCTCGTTGCCCTGGATGCCCCCTTTGGCAACTTCAGGGATGACGAAGGCCTCGAAAAATCAGCGGCCCTGGCCAAGGCACTGGGGTGTGACGGCAAATGGGTGATCCATCCCGACCAGATCGATACGGTCAACCAGGTGTTCACCCCGCCGGCCGAAGAGATTCAGCGGGCCAGAAGGATTCTGGACGCCGCCGATGACCGGTCCCGGGGTGCCGTGGCTGTGGACGGCCGCATGGTGGACCAGGCCACCATTCGCATCGCCCGGCGGGTTTGGGACCAGGCCGTTTTTCTCGGGCAGGTTTAA
- a CDS encoding methylenetetrahydrofolate reductase C-terminal domain-containing protein: MIKATLKPMEEILARISGYKRVLIVGCGGCVSVCLAGGQQEVELLNGALEADVKTRCLDHDISGCTVERQCNAQFLGGLDLLYKDYDCLLSMACGAGVQLLAERYPQTPIFPAVNTMFIGIDRGPGWYEEKCRACGNCVLGFSGGICPVTRCAKGLYNGPCGGTEAGGKCEVDRNVPCAWYEIYYRLKQQGRLQDMLEIKPPVQWRNTVQQTLVQPGCPGPEV, encoded by the coding sequence ATGATTAAAGCAACGCTAAAACCCATGGAAGAAATTCTGGCCCGGATCAGCGGCTACAAACGGGTGCTCATCGTCGGATGCGGCGGCTGCGTGTCTGTGTGCCTGGCAGGCGGTCAGCAGGAGGTTGAACTTTTAAACGGCGCCCTGGAGGCCGATGTAAAAACCCGGTGCCTGGACCATGACATCAGCGGATGTACGGTGGAACGTCAGTGCAATGCCCAGTTTCTGGGCGGCCTGGATCTTTTGTATAAAGATTACGACTGTCTGCTCTCCATGGCCTGCGGTGCCGGGGTCCAGCTGCTGGCAGAAAGATATCCCCAGACTCCGATATTTCCTGCGGTGAACACCATGTTCATCGGTATTGACAGGGGGCCGGGCTGGTACGAAGAGAAATGCCGGGCCTGCGGAAACTGCGTTTTGGGGTTCAGCGGCGGCATCTGCCCTGTGACCCGGTGTGCCAAAGGCCTGTACAACGGGCCCTGCGGCGGCACCGAGGCGGGCGGTAAATGTGAGGTGGACAGAAACGTGCCCTGTGCCTGGTATGAGATCTACTATCGCCTGAAGCAACAGGGCCGACTCCAGGATATGCTGGAAATAAAGCCCCCGGTGCAATGGAGAAATACGGTGCAGCAGACACTGGTCCAGCCCGGATGCCCCGGGCCTGAGGTTTAA
- a CDS encoding methylenetetrahydrofolate reductase — MCNTLKEALRAGRFAVTAELGPPQSPDADHVRELAAHLKGIVDGVNITDNPSGTVRMSSFATAMIAAQEGLEPIWQMTCRDRNRIAMQSEILGACALGIKNLLCLSGDHTTAGNQPGAKAVYDIDSMQLISTAVRMRDQHCFLDVDKPFKGDLDLFVGAAANPFVEPLEFRPMRMLKKARAGADFIQTQCIYDMDLFKQWLAGVRDLGADESCHILAGVIPLKSVGMAKFMSSKVAGVMIPEAVIKRISGVPKADAAKEGIKICCEQIQELKEMKGISGIHLMAIGWEHRVEEILVQAGLR, encoded by the coding sequence ATGTGTAATACATTGAAAGAAGCACTTCGTGCAGGCCGGTTTGCCGTCACAGCGGAACTTGGCCCGCCCCAAAGCCCGGATGCCGACCATGTAAGGGAACTTGCCGCTCACTTGAAAGGCATTGTGGACGGCGTAAACATTACGGATAATCCATCCGGTACGGTGAGGATGTCCAGCTTTGCCACGGCCATGATTGCGGCCCAGGAAGGCCTGGAACCCATCTGGCAGATGACCTGCCGGGATCGTAACCGCATTGCCATGCAAAGTGAAATTTTAGGGGCCTGTGCCCTGGGCATCAAAAATTTGCTCTGCCTGTCCGGAGACCACACCACCGCAGGGAACCAGCCCGGGGCCAAGGCGGTGTACGATATCGATTCCATGCAGTTGATCTCCACAGCCGTTCGCATGCGGGACCAGCACTGTTTTCTCGATGTAGACAAACCGTTTAAGGGTGACCTGGACCTCTTTGTGGGGGCCGCCGCCAACCCCTTTGTCGAACCCCTGGAATTCAGGCCCATGCGCATGTTGAAAAAAGCCCGGGCCGGGGCTGACTTTATTCAGACCCAGTGCATTTACGATATGGATCTGTTTAAACAATGGCTTGCCGGGGTCCGGGATTTAGGCGCGGATGAGTCCTGTCATATCCTTGCCGGCGTCATCCCTCTAAAGTCCGTTGGCATGGCAAAATTTATGTCAAGCAAGGTCGCCGGTGTGATGATTCCGGAGGCCGTCATTAAAAGGATATCCGGCGTGCCCAAAGCGGATGCCGCCAAAGAAGGCATAAAAATCTGCTGTGAACAGATCCAGGAATTAAAAGAGATGAAGGGGATTTCCGGCATTCACCTTATGGCCATCGGCTGGGAACACCGGGTTGAAGAGATCCTGGTCCAGGCAGGGCTTCGCTGA